Sequence from the Scyliorhinus torazame isolate Kashiwa2021f chromosome 3, sScyTor2.1, whole genome shotgun sequence genome:
CAGTGTGTGGTAGGAAGGAACAGAGTCTGGAAATATCAGAGAgcatttaagggcagcacagtagcacagtggttagtacggttgcttcacagctccagggtcccaggtttgattcccggcttgggtcactgcctctggggagtctgcacgttctccccgtgtctgagtggatctcctccgcgtgctccggtttcctcccacagtccaaagatgtgcaggttaggtggattggctatgctaaattgcccttagtgtcccaaagcggttaggtggggttaaggggacagtgtggagttgtggggatagggtgcaggtgtgggcttaggtagggtgcacatTCCTAgggtgagccaaatggcctccttctgcactgtaaattctatgatatctagaaGATATGATCAGAGTAGGGAGAAATAGCTGTAAACTAACAAAGTTGGAAGGTTTAGATGAAGGAGATTTGGAAATCCAAAGATCAATGTTGAGGCAATAGGAACATATATCAATGTGGGTAAAGACTAATTGTGGGAAAGAAAGGGGCAGAGTGTTTAAGAGTAATAGTGCACCAGAGAATAAGATCCATGTCGGAAATAGTAGTAAAAAAATTAACATTTAAGTCACATTATCTGAATGCATGGAACATCCACAATAAGTTGGATTAATTAGGAGCGCAAATAGAGGTAAATGATTTGGATCTGTTCACCATTACGTTGACATGGTTACAAGGTGAGCAATGTTATGAAATAACTATTCCAAAGTACATAACATTTCAAAAAGACAGATGGAAATGAGAAGGAATAGCCCTGATAATAACAGATGACATAACGGACATTAGTGAGAAAGAATCTTGGCTCAGAAAAATAGGAAGTAGCATCAGTAAGCATGGAAATTAAGAAAAATAAGAGTCAGAAAATTCTGCTGGGGACATTTATGGCCCCTAACAGTAGCTACACCATTAGAAAAAGCATTAAACAATACATTATTGGAGTTTTCAACAAAGTCTATGTATTAGTTGTGGTGGAGTTTAATCTTCATATTGGCAtgtgagtccctttaagaaatgttttgtcttatcacatgggttcagtgatgtcattgtgtgggtgtagctgggctgtggctctgggagcttTACTTTGCCTTTGGTTTGGGGCTTGTTTGTGGAACTGAGATTTTGCTTTCATTTCCACTGCTCTATtcagaaagagaagtatcttggagtgtctctatcttcattttaaaagctgtttccagccgccttgataacttaaaataaacagttgctttctggaaggaattcaagcctgctgttttggaaaggaaacaagagcatccataccaggtcttcagtgttgtgtgctgggccacaccttttgaaaagggggtactggtttatgggatcttgttgtttaattggaacagttaagggggaaatttattaagagttatacatagattactgtagctgtgtggggtatttatgtttgtagttgataaaaatgcttcctgtgtgtgtttataaaaatgttaattaaattcgtagaataaagcttgttttgattaaaagtgcttaaggcctctactGAATAATacatgaaaggcaggcccttgtgctcatcataaccaaaatcgataaatagttgtaggtcaggtggactccatgatatactttggagttttctaaaccctggcccctaaCAATATAGACTGGACCAATCAAATTTCCAAAGGTGTTCTGAAAGACGCCTTTCTAAAATGTTATTGTGACAGTTTAGTGGAGCAATATACTGTGGAACCAACTAGGGATAATACAATTTAGACAATGTAATGAGGCAGGGTTGATTAGTAATCTCATAGTAAAATATCTACTGGGAAATAATCATCATAGTACAATTAAGTTTGAAAACAACATACTCCAATCACAATCAAGGATCTTAAACTTAAATTACATAAGTGTGAAGGTAACTAACTGGATAGCCTACTTTGCATCATGTCCAGTTCATTCATCACCCCTGTACTGGCTAACCTTCTTGGCTCCCATGAAGGTATGTctcaatttttaaattctcatccttgttttcaaatccctctgtaacctcttccagccctacaGTCacctgagatctctgcactcctccaattatctcctctcatagagtcatagaatttacagtgcagaaggaggccattcggcccatcgagtctgcaccggctcttggaaagagcaccctacccaaggtccacacctccaccctatccccacaacccagttagcccacccaacactaagggcaattttggacattatgggcaatttagcatggccaatccacctaacccgcacatctttggactatgggaggaaaccggagcacccggaggaaacccacgcacacacgggagaatgtgcagactctgcacagacagtgacccaagccgggaatcgaacctgggaccctggagctgtgaagcaattgtgctatccacaatgctaccgtgctgcccatgccgtGCATCCTTGATTTTAATTATTCCGCCAATGGCAGTTATGCCTTCACTTGCCTAGGCTCTCAGCTCTGCAATTCCAACCCTCAGCCTCTCCACCACTCCTACTTTCTGACATtcgttaaaacctacctctttgggcAATCTTCAGGTCATCTATTAGCTGCTTATATGGATTGGTGTGGCATTTTGTTTGctaatactcctgtgaagcaccttagatCATTTGGCTGTgttcaatataaatgcaagttgtatagagacagagatagttagacatagatagatagatggatggatagatatatagatagatagataaacagacagatagatagaaaaaaATCAATGATCGTTTTTCTTTCAATAAGAAATCTATTAAACACGATCAACTATAAAATAAGAAATGAAGAGCCTCAGATAAATGCAAAATGACTTTGCTGAATTAAGTATAATTACTTCAGAGGTATGTATTGCTCACTTATCTTCTCAAAGAATGTGACCTATTTTGAAAACGTTACATTATGCCCTTTATAAATGAAGTTAATTTGAAAACTGCCCCTGTAACAGTGGAGATATCAATCGCATGAATGTCAGTCCAACACATCAATAATCAACGTGAAAACCGAAAATTGCTATTTTAAATAATATCTGCAGATATTACAATGTTAATTAACTTTGCAGGCTCTTGTGTTTTTTTTCTCAATTGCAGTTGAATTGAATCATGTTTGCTTCAACATTTAACTCAATAGGCATTATATTTTCCATGCATGTTAATCACAACAACACGCTCAATTGTGTCGGAATTACTGGCGGAGTTATGAAACAGAAAATATTGCCTCCAGGCAATCAATATATTTGAAAATGTGCACCACAATGCAAATACCTTGACAAAAGGAAAAGGTCATTGGCCCCAATAAAAGGGTTCCTTTAGAATTTCACATCATCTGTTGCAGCCAATCATTCTAACATGACCTTCCTGCGCATTTCAGAATAATCCACTAGTGCACCGTCCTAAACAAGCCGATTACTCCCTTACCCTTACCCTCACAGTGCTATTGTAGTCAAATCAAATTGATATTGCGTAAGAGGGCTGCAATCCAAAACAAGTATATGTTCCTGGCTGTAGTTAGATGTATGGCTGCCAATCACTGAAGCAGATTTAATTTGCAGTGTTTTAATGCAGCATGCAGATTACAGTCAATGAGGTGACACCACACATTTCAGTATACGGTTGTGAGAATGTCAACAGTTACAATGATTCGGCAGCAAAAcattcattcaccccccccccccccccactaccaccagTTGATGCAAGGCAACAGAAACAGGTGGGCATTGTGAACTTATTGTTTCTTAATGCTCGGTTGCCATTCAAtggtttcttttactttttttGTTTGAACTGAACGAGCGAAAGCACACCCTCCGCCAGAATTCCCCCTTGTTCGCGCGCTTGCCCCTGTGCTTGCTCAAAGAGTTAACACTGCTGGTTGAATGATATCGCCGTCAACTTGTGCTTGAGCGGCGCTGCTAAGACTGCAGAACGTCACGGCTGGCATGGAAATAAGACAACTCCTATGAGGAGACAGGGCACAAGGCGCCACCCTGACTTGGCGAGCAGTCTTCAGGAGAATCCCTCTTCCACTTTGGAAGAAGAcaaggagctctctctctctctctctctgtctcagcctCACTGCAATGCTGTTCAGTTTGATACCGAGAGTCCCTCTGCGCATGACTCGAGCGGTGTTGTTGGACGGAGCTGCTGATGGGAAGGTGACAACCGCTGTCTATTTCGGGGGGAGAGCAACACTAGTTGGCTCAGTGGAGGGCTGTGGAGGGGAGGTTGAAGCTTGAGCAGGAGAAGCTGGTCGGCTGGGCGGTGCTGAAGTCCTTGTTACAGGGAGCCGGCTGCACTGATGAATAGTGCAGGGACGGAGGTTAACGCCACTTTATTCCAGCAACATTTCCACCTTCTCAACTCTTCACGACTCCCTCCTCCAAGCGGCTCCGGGACTTCGGACAGCTCCGCTTCCTTGGGCATCTGTTGAGCGCGAGAAGAGACAACGAGCTTCGGGAAAGGTTATTCGTGGCGGTGCTGATGTACCAATTGATGTTTTTCTCTCTCCAGATTAAAGGATGGGTTTTGACCTGTTGCTCTAAGGCGACCCTTTGAGAGATGGACTTGGCAGAAGTTCTTCTGGTGCTGTTCATCGTTGTGGTGCTGATCGTCTCCTTGTTGTCTAACTTGCTGGTGTTGATATGCTTCATCTACAGCTCCGACATCCGCAAGCAAGTGCCGGGCATATTTATCGTTAACTTGTCCTTCTGCAATGTGCTCCTCACCGTTTTGAATATGCCAGCGACATTGCTGGGGATTGTCAAAAAACAGCAGCCATTTGGCGATTGCATCTGTCAAACTGTTGGGTTTTTAGAAACATTTCTCACCACGAACACAATGCTGAGCATGGCAGCGTTAAGCATTGACAAGTGGATTGCCGTGGTTTTCCCCTTGAGCTATGCCAGCAAGATGAGGTACAAGGATGCCGTGCTTATGATGAGCTACACTTGGGTCCACTCTCTCACTTTCCCGGTGGTGGCACTTTTCTTCACCTGGCTCGGTTTCAATAACATCTACGCATCATGTACGATGCATCTGCCGGAGCAAGTGGAGAGGAGACAGTTTACAGTGTTCACCATTGTCTTTCACGCCACCAGCTTCATGCTTTCCCTCGTAATATTGTGCTTTACATATCTGAAGGTTCTGAAGGTTGCACGCTTTCATTGCAGAAGAATCGACATTATCACCATGCAGACTTTGGTTTTACTGGTGGATATCCACCCCAGGTAATGCCGGCTGACTTCTCAAACTTTGTTTTTGAAAGTCTGTTGCAACCGGATTTCTATGATGTGGGCACCGTAACTATTGAAGACGGTGAGGGTTTTGCGAAATGCAATTCAAGTGAACTAAACGTGTTTTGTTTGACTTGAACACAAACACCTCTGTGTTCCAGGGGAGCTTCGAGGTCCTATACAACAATCCCCTTCTGTCTGGCGTCTTGTTAGCAAATAAGGTTAATGCATTTTGTAAACTTTtctagaaggaggcctttcggtccgTTCGCCCATTTACGCGACAGAAagcggggccattcggcccattctttCTGTGCTGGCGCCTTTTCTCCATAGTAGGAGGCGATTCGGTCCATTCCTGTGTTGTCTCCtttagtaggaggccattcggcccatcgtccctGTGCCGGTTAATTGAAAGAGCTAATTAGCCAGATCTCCCGCACTTTCTCTCCAGCCCACAATGTTTCTTGTTTCCTTTACAGGAATATATCAAATCCCCTAGTTACTATCGCATCTGCTTCTACCAACCATTCAGGCAGCGTGTCCGAGGCGATGAAGTTCTTATCTTAACCTTTCCGAACAGAAAATTAACATTCAACGTTTGCTGATTTAGACCCCAAATTTATATGATTGCTATTTTATTTATATGTGTGTGCACAGCGTGCCATAACGAAGTATCTTAGTAGATTGGTGCCTTTGTTTCCTTTGACCGTATTTGATATCGTACTTTTGTGTTAACTTgcgtctcccccctccacccccgccaccCCAGATTGAGGAGGGGAAGTTGGGGAATCGAAAGCAATTTGGTTTTACAAACGATTTTGCTTCATTTTGCGTCTGAGACACATTTGGAATGTTCCCCGGATTGTTCGCCGAGTTGTCACACCGAGCAACACCACTGGCTTGGAAACACAGTCATGTCGAATTAAGGCAGCAATGCTGTTACAGTTAGGCGTGATAGCGTTTGATTAAAATTTCTGGGGGGGCTTTTATTGCATCTCGTCCCACTGACTGGATATTTTTCTTTGTTCAAACGAGCAAGACGAAGTAAAACGCGATGTTTACTCAAGTGATTGTTTTCACGGTGGTGAGAGCCCCGGGGAGGGCCCTGCATAAGGTGTACCTCGGCACAGTGTGAAACTAAGCGCTGCTTTTCTTCTCCTTTCAGTGTGAAACAGCGTTGCCTCGCGGAGCAAAAAAGTAGAAGACAACGTGCAACCAAGAAGATCAGCATTTTTATAGGGTCGTTTATTGTCTGTTTTGCTCCATATATTATAACCAGGTAAAAAAAATGCACTTCAGATGTCGTTAGTTTGCCAAACAAATGAGATTTTCTGGTTCAGAACGAGAAATAATTCAATTTAATTAAGACATATCAGAAATAAGAATGTGTTAGGGAAAGGTGGGgctgggggacgcggggggggggggggggtggaagcggGGTTAATGCACAATGAAATAATCTAAGCACCAGAATTCGCCACAGCGGTTGTGCAATCCCGGGACAGTATTCCGTCATTGGCGCACACGTCCAAACCAGTAAAGCATGTCCAAGTTAACAGGAATGAtcgtccccgctcccccccccccccccccccgcaaagaacCCATCGCTTATTCTGATCTGTTAAACAAACAACCCGCCTGTGAAAGTTACAAGAAACTTCATTCAAGTGTGCAGAAGTGCGCCGTCAATACGTGCCGGTTGTCCCCGTGTCTGAAATTGCACGTCCTGAAGATGTGTCAATAACACTGAAACTCCACTCCAAAGTAAATACCGCACTATGGCACCCAAGAACCAGAACGAGCAATTATTTGAACGCCTTAATTGCAATTCATCACTATCCCATTAACATTTAAGCAAGGAACTGTGCCATGTGATCCAAATAGGTTTACATGACATATTCCGTCGTTTACTGACTAGCAATGTAATCACCATGTGATTATTTAGTTAATATTATCTACTTTCTAGGCATGCATGCAAATAGTTAATTCATGCATAAATGCTAATTCAGCTAAGTTCATTGCAAAACAGCAAGCTGCATCCCGGAGTGATACATGCCTTGGGGAATGATTTGCAAGGTGTCAATGAATGTGCAATGTGGTCCCTTCCCACAACCCATAATGATAGCACGCATCGACCCTGCCTGCCTTTTACCCGGCCCTGCCAAAAGCAACATGGACCACAAAACTTTTGCCTCATGCGTTATCTCTCAGAAAGTAGGAGCCGACCAGAAAACATTCTTAACAGATTATGTCAATCGCGGTTCAGTTTGATCCATCCGTCCGCCCAAGAGAACAAAAAGCTTCAACTGATGCGAAATGGATGTGTGAGCACGGCGTAAATCacttgtcacacacacacatttacaataACATGCGGAGGATCAGATGCAAACTGCCGGGTGTTAGACTAGACGGTATTCGGGGTATCACAAACAAACGCGAGCCTGTCCTCGACTAACATCCACACACAGATGCTTGCAGCTTGACTCACTGTATTAACGACCAGACCAGGAATGCTGGCTATTTCTGTTCCTCTCTCTAACCTAATAGTTCGGAGACTGCCTCCTAcagcactccctcccccccaccggaAATCAGCTAAATCAGGAAGAGAGGGATTAAACATGGATTCTTTCTCTTCTTTGAGGTTATTTTAACCTAATCCAATCTTTATTAAAAAGTAAAAATGAGCAGTGTGTAAGATGGACATCCAATGCGATTCTGTCAGTACCAGGTCAGATGACAATTATCCTGATGCAGGGTCCAACACTACAGGGCAGTTACCATTGACTCTTTGGGTGGTGTAAGTTCTATCAGTTTTCATCTGAATCAACTTTGCAAAGTGTTGTGTTGGGAACAGAATATCTCTCGGTGTGATAGGAAGAACACTCTTTCAGTTAATTATAGCTTCTTACTGAAAATATACAGACTAGGTTTCACAGTGTGATGTCCAGTCTCAAACAAAGTTAGTTACCTACCTTTGTATTTTCCTGTTGGGTCATAACAACCCTCCTCTTCACTGACGAAAACCGATCGCAGTCCATGGAATATGGCCATGCCATTTGAATCAGTTCAAATGAATGCTGACAGTCTCTTTTCAGTGCCTTATAAGCATACCGACAAGGCTTCAGAACCATATTGTTTTCACAACGTGGAGCAATGATGGAACAGCCCAGCAACTTGAGATCAATATTACATTCTCCATTCAGCAGGTTGTCCAGGACGCTGATAAGAACATACTCGGCACTTATCTCAGCTTCTTTTCTCAATATTTGACCAATCAAGTTAGggaacatagtaagaagtcttacaacaccagtttaaagtccaacaggtttcttttgaatcactagctttccgagcacagctccttcctcgggtgaatctgaggaaggtgctgtgctccgaaagctagcgattggaaacaaacctattggactttaacatggtgttggaagacttcttactgtgctcaccccagtccaatgccggcatcaccACAAGTTGGGGAACATAATCTTTGAGTAAGACATATTAGAGCAGTAACTTAGATAGTTATTCGAACACTGTGCTGTAGAAACACAAAAtagagcaaaaacagaaaatgttggacaatctcagcaggcctgacagcatctgtggagcgagaacgtTGCTTCCacagagagtcatccagactcaaaatgttagctctgttctctgtccacagatgctatcagacctgctgagattgtccagcattttctgtttttgtttcagattccagcatctgcagtgattTCCTTTTATAAAATAGAGTAAGCTAGTTAAACTAGCTGTTCATTGCCATGTTCTGAGGTAAGTTACAGTAATGGATGATCAGGTCCTTACTTTAAAATCTGTGCATTAGGGGAGTGCAGGtcacaaaataaaaacagaaaccaaGTTTGACTTTGTTTGGTTTTGTCAGGGCATGTTAAATCTAAGCTTTGAAAGGCTCACATTTCCGTACATTCAATTTATTTAAGTTTACAGGAGGGTTGTCTCTTGCTGGCAAAGATAATTGAAAAGGCTCAGAATTTATTTTCTGACAGTCACACCATAGTAATCGTTGCAATTATATTTTTCAAGGTAATATTGCTGCTTGAATGCAATCTgtattgtgttatgggcgaggcttttcagaaccccaaaatgtatcatggagttcaaccaacctccccctttaatggatttgttgcttttccgagcacacagctttttccctaggtgtgggattacaattatgggcacgtgggtttttaaacacaaaacactgtttattccatgaactcaacttaacatcttacataaacattggatctcttaacaccccttacttcaatgataactcagaaaatattgcaacagtaaataactctttaaaatgtttcttcaaacttccaagatacttaacacctttaaacagtgtcacatcaggttaaaggatatatatattttttctgtagaatggcagagactgtcgcaaactggctttttacttttaaactgctctcagcaaaaccagccaggcactttttagctgctcccaGCAaagccaaactgcaaaacttgcagctctctggaaacacaaagacactgcttttaaactgaaactaaaaacctgcaaaatggctgacctaaagcccagccccacccactctctgacatcactgttttcttaaaggtacattgcttacacatccatttcttaaaggcactcttgcatgacacctccccccaagaaaaaaaatccatcaacttcaagatggtttcatttttcacttttgcaccatccactgagaaatgtacacagtaaacatacttttttgtttttaaaaaaagcaatgCAGGCAAAcagggtataataatatagtccatttttctttgctcttcttcctccaaccgaaatccttctcgattgacagtctttttgaacaaagtctctgcacgatccatccattcctctactcctcggcatttctctttagaatcagatactttagttcaatctgaccacagagtcccttgcaatcctccaatacaggagcattgatgatcacagctttcagacagtcaaatgcctgttgaaagtccgctgccccttgaaattttttaggtttctttcgcaagtccatcagtggagtaatcatgccacaaaacatttgtacagctgttcgatcaaattcactcatgctaagaaatcgcattaccttccttcgtcttgagggtattggaaactcctcaaggaaagtgattcgggcatctccaaattcactttcggctaggttcatcaccaaaccagccacctgaagtcgatcgaagaactccttgcgatgttttaaaggttctttccatgtctggaagttggaaataaaagcagattgtcccactttctcaatgcaatccttcaaacgtgggataggataagagtccgttcttgtaactgcattcaactttctgtagtccacacacaaccgttgggtaccgtctggtttaggtaccatcactatgggtgagctccattggctgcaacccacttcaattatgccattcttcagcatactctcaatctctctgttaacctgtaccaattatAGAGGATTATGTCTATgtgaatgttgtttgataggaacagcatttcccacatctacatcatgtatagccattttagtacttcccaatttatctctacaaacctgcccatgtgatatcaataactctttcaggtcagtttgtttttcctctggaaggtaacttaacaattcatcccaatttttgagaacatcctcattttccaattcaatttgaggtatgtcaaattcacagtcaactggatttggttcatcactttgagttagaatcattaaacttcctttttctctccttccctttcaaagtaccttttaagcatattcacaggacacacttggtgagtcctccttctatctggtgtttttaccacataattcacctcacttaatttcctttcaatctgatacggtccacaaaacctagcttttaaaggttcctcTACCAGTGGCAACAACATAAAACATTATCCCCACTGGCaacactacgaactttggatttcttgtccactacccgtttcatcacattttgggcAACTTTCAAAtggtgtctcgccaattcacctgctctatttaatcgttccctaaaatttgacacgtaatccaatagtgtaatttccaatttctcacccaccaatttctccttgatcaatttaagtggtcctcttacctcatgaccaaaaattagttcaaaaggactaaatttggtagactcattaggtgcatccctaattgcaaacaatgcgaatggaattcctttatcccaatcctgtggataatcttgacaatacgccctcaacattgtctttaatgtctgatgccacctttctaatgctccctgcgattctcgatggtccgcagttgatttaaattattttattcctaagctatccataacttctttgaataactttgaagtaaaatttgttccttgatctgattgtatttctgtgggtagtccatatctagtaaagaattta
This genomic interval carries:
- the gpr78b gene encoding G-protein coupled receptor 26, translating into MDLAEVLLVLFIVVVLIVSLLSNLLVLICFIYSSDIRKQVPGIFIVNLSFCNVLLTVLNMPATLLGIVKKQQPFGDCICQTVGFLETFLTTNTMLSMAALSIDKWIAVVFPLSYASKMRYKDAVLMMSYTWVHSLTFPVVALFFTWLGFNNIYASCTMHLPEQVERRQFTVFTIVFHATSFMLSLVILCFTYLKVLKVARFHCRRIDIITMQTLVLLVDIHPSVKQRCLAEQKSRRQRATKKISIFIGSFIVCFAPYIITRLIELLPFVTVNHYWGVLSKCLAYSKAASDPFVYSLLRQQYKKVLVNIVNRMLKKDLYPSSGHNSSLDTENDYCLQRI